Within the Burkholderia sp. NRF60-BP8 genome, the region CGGCTCATCAGCGAATGCGACAGGTTCGCGAGCCAGTTCGTCTGCAGCGTCAGCATGTTGATCTCGGCCGGCGTCAGCCGGTCGGCATGACGGGCGATGCTCAGCAGGCCGAACGCGCCGCGCGCCGCCCAACTCGACTGCGCGACGCCCACCGACAGCCCGAAATCGCGCGCGTCCTGCCACAGCGGGCAGGGCTCGATGTTGTCGACGTCGGGCCAGACGATCATGTTGGTGCTGAGCGCGCCATCGCGAACCGTTGAGTCGATCTCGATATAGTTCTGCGCCTGATAGTGCGCCATCCAGCCGTCCGGATAGGTATCGAAGATGGCGACCGCCGGCTTCGAGACAGGCAGCGGTACGCGAATGCCGTAACAGCAGTATTCGAATCCCAGCCGCTTGGAATAGGCGGCGATCCGCTGGAAGAGCTGCTGCTCGTCTTCCGCGGCGCTGAATTGTTGGTAGGCATCCTGCCAGCGCAGTTCCATTCTTTCTCCGACAACGTCACGCTGTCATACTTGTCAGGTTCCAGCACCCGTTCGAGGCTGATACATTCCGCGCATGACTTCACCCTTGCTGCACCCTGTCCCCGGCCCGTCCCCGGACGGCTACGTACGCCTGTCAGAAGGCGCACTGGCCGCACTCGTGCTCGACCATGTCGCGAGCGGCCTCGACCCCTCGCTGCTGGCCGAATTGCGCGACAACGCGATCGACGCCCGCCTCGCCGGTTATACCGAATGGCATCGCGCCGCCGGTGCCGGCGTCGCGTACGTGACGGTCGGCTGGGACTGGTACCTCGAACGCGCGACGGGCACGTTCGTGATCGCGGGCGGCGACGTCCGCAGCAACGTGATGGCCACAGACGCCAAAGGCGCCGACATCGGCATGGTCCGCACGGCAGCCGCGCTCGCCGCGCGGCTCGCCGCCATCGACTGGCCTGCCGCGGTCGCGTCGGCTCTGCTCGCGCACAACGACGCCTATCATGCCGGTCCGACGCTCCAGTGACAACCGGCCGCACATTCTTCTGACGATTCTGCGCGACTGGCGGTCTTTATAAGCAAAAGTTGCCTGGTTTTCAATCCCGGCGATCAAGAAACCGTTACCACCACGCAAATGGCGTCTTTACGCCGTCACCCTGTAAGAGTTACCAGTTACAGGCTCCTCGTGCCGCGCGCTGTAATGGATGCATACCAAAGCACAGATCCGAGGACATCCATGCAG harbors:
- a CDS encoding autoinducer binding domain-containing protein — protein: MELRWQDAYQQFSAAEDEQQLFQRIAAYSKRLGFEYCCYGIRVPLPVSKPAVAIFDTYPDGWMAHYQAQNYIEIDSTVRDGALSTNMIVWPDVDNIEPCPLWQDARDFGLSVGVAQSSWAARGAFGLLSIARHADRLTPAEINMLTLQTNWLANLSHSLMSRFMVPKLSPAAGVTLTAREREVLCWTAEGKTACEIGQILSISERTVNFHVNNILEKLGATNKVQAVVKAISAGLIDAP
- a CDS encoding DUF4902 domain-containing protein — its product is MTSPLLHPVPGPSPDGYVRLSEGALAALVLDHVASGLDPSLLAELRDNAIDARLAGYTEWHRAAGAGVAYVTVGWDWYLERATGTFVIAGGDVRSNVMATDAKGADIGMVRTAAALAARLAAIDWPAAVASALLAHNDAYHAGPTLQ